A genomic segment from Triticum dicoccoides isolate Atlit2015 ecotype Zavitan chromosome 1A, WEW_v2.0, whole genome shotgun sequence encodes:
- the LOC119279984 gene encoding uncharacterized protein LOC119279984 → MRRPLGACGSRSSPAAAFLLAAAAICAQFATGLADDASKDESKGHTGQTVLFVLLGIGAAGLLSFFLFKYWQKKKREEQHARLLKLFEEDDDIEVELGLRD, encoded by the exons ATGAGACGGCCGCTCGGCGCATGCGGCAGCAGATCCAGCCCGGCCGCTGCTTTCCTCCTGGCCGCCGCCGCGATCTGCGCCCAGTTCGCCACAG GACTAGCTGATGATGCATCTAAAGATGAGTCAAAAGGTCACACTGGCCAAACAGTTTTGTTTGTCCTGCTAGGAATTGGTGCAGCCGGTCTGTTGTCATTCTTCCTTTTCAAGTATTGgcagaagaagaaaagagaggagCAACATGCACGGCTGCTGAAGTTATTTGAAGAGGATGATGACATTGAGGTCGAGCTTGGCCTTAGAGATTGA